The proteins below come from a single Caldanaerobius fijiensis DSM 17918 genomic window:
- a CDS encoding UDP-N-acetylglucosamine 1-carboxyvinyltransferase: MEKFVVRGGKPLIGRVKISGAKNSAVAVIPAAILSCSRCVISNIPRINDTFYLLDMMEYIGVKVDFQGNTIYIDSSNIKSTSIPVDLANRLRASYYFLGALLGRYKEAHVPMPGGCNIGVRPIDQHIKGFRSLGAEVYIEHGIIHAKADKLIGSNIYLDVVSVGATINIMLAACMAEGLTVIENAAKEPHVVDVANFLNAMGASIKGAGTDVIRIKGVSELRPCEYSIIPDQIEAGTFMIAAASTQGDIIVDDVIPTHMEPLTAKLKEMGVIVEEGESSIRVIGNGRTKAVDIKTLPYPGFPTDLQQPMAVLLGISKGTSIITENVWESRFKYIEELKKMGLNARVEGRSAIIEGVEELLGAEVSATDLRAGAAMVVAALTAKGMSIVHNLEHIDRGYERIEDKFIQLGGDIVRVKD, from the coding sequence ATGGAAAAGTTTGTAGTACGTGGTGGAAAGCCTCTTATAGGGCGCGTTAAAATTAGTGGTGCAAAAAATTCAGCGGTTGCAGTAATACCTGCAGCTATCTTATCATGTTCTCGTTGTGTGATATCTAATATACCGAGGATAAATGACACATTTTATTTATTGGATATGATGGAATACATAGGTGTTAAAGTGGATTTTCAAGGTAATACGATTTATATAGATTCCAGTAATATAAAGAGCACGTCGATTCCCGTCGACCTGGCCAATAGGTTGAGGGCTTCTTATTATTTTTTGGGGGCTCTTTTAGGGAGGTATAAAGAAGCTCATGTTCCCATGCCTGGCGGCTGTAATATCGGGGTAAGGCCTATAGATCAGCATATAAAAGGGTTTAGAAGCCTGGGGGCTGAAGTATACATTGAACACGGCATTATCCACGCCAAGGCTGATAAATTGATCGGCAGCAATATATACTTGGATGTAGTGAGTGTTGGTGCCACAATAAATATCATGCTTGCTGCGTGTATGGCAGAGGGATTGACAGTTATAGAAAATGCAGCCAAAGAGCCCCATGTAGTGGATGTAGCGAACTTTTTGAATGCCATGGGCGCATCTATAAAGGGTGCAGGGACGGATGTGATTAGAATTAAAGGTGTTAGCGAATTAAGACCCTGCGAGTATTCTATAATACCCGATCAGATAGAGGCGGGTACGTTTATGATTGCGGCGGCGTCGACGCAAGGTGATATAATTGTAGATGATGTGATTCCAACCCACATGGAGCCGTTAACGGCTAAGCTGAAAGAAATGGGAGTAATCGTTGAAGAAGGGGAGAGCAGCATAAGGGTTATAGGAAATGGAAGGACAAAGGCGGTAGACATAAAGACGTTGCCGTATCCGGGTTTTCCCACAGATTTACAGCAGCCCATGGCGGTATTGCTCGGCATATCCAAAGGTACCAGCATAATAACGGAGAATGTGTGGGAGAGCAGGTTCAAATATATCGAAGAGCTCAAAAAGATGGGTCTCAACGCCAGAGTGGAAGGCAGAAGTGCTATAATAGAAGGCGTAGAAGAACTTTTAGGCGCAGAGGTTTCAGCGACTGATTTAAGAGCAGGAGCGGCTATGGTGGTTGCTGCTTTGACGGCAAAAGGTATGAGTATAGTGCACAACTTAGAGCATATAGATAGGGGTTATGAGAGAATTGAGGATAAATTCATTCAGCTGGGCGGCGACATCGTGAGGGTAAAAGACTGA
- a CDS encoding MBL fold metallo-hydrolase: MALKFCSLRSGSNGNCYYICSGDTQILIDAGMNGKAIEKTLKEIDVYAGDIDAILITHEHRDHIWGAGVLSRRFDIPIYANRPTWDAMSGQIGKICDKNIRIFESNTEFTIGDLNIVAYKKSHDAAEPVIYSIRYGGYKISVVTDLGYVSKGVARCVMDSDVLVLESNHDVKMLKEGRYPYFLKQRILSNYGHLSNDAAAEFLVKISRLRACGMVFLGHLSENNNTPELALNTVMNKLMENGVKLDVKVASREFVSEVVKL, translated from the coding sequence ATGGCTCTGAAATTTTGTTCTCTGAGAAGTGGCAGCAACGGCAATTGTTACTATATTTGTTCAGGTGATACCCAGATATTGATAGATGCGGGCATGAATGGTAAAGCTATTGAGAAAACTCTTAAGGAGATCGATGTCTATGCCGGCGATATAGATGCTATTCTCATAACCCATGAACACAGAGACCATATCTGGGGCGCTGGAGTGCTATCAAGAAGATTTGATATACCCATATACGCCAATCGTCCCACATGGGATGCTATGTCAGGACAGATAGGTAAGATCTGCGATAAGAATATCCGCATTTTTGAATCCAATACTGAGTTTACAATAGGTGATTTGAATATTGTTGCATATAAAAAGTCGCATGATGCAGCGGAACCTGTAATTTACAGCATCAGGTACGGTGGATATAAGATATCAGTGGTAACTGATCTGGGATATGTTAGCAAGGGGGTAGCACGCTGTGTCATGGACTCTGATGTACTGGTATTGGAATCCAATCATGATGTAAAAATGCTGAAAGAAGGGCGATACCCTTACTTTTTAAAGCAGAGGATTTTAAGCAATTATGGGCACCTTTCTAATGATGCTGCAGCAGAATTTCTGGTTAAGATATCCAGGCTAAGAGCGTGTGGAATGGTTTTTTTGGGCCATTTGAGTGAGAACAACAACACCCCTGAATTGGCGCTAAACACTGTTATGAATAAACTTATGGAGAATGGCGTAAAATTAGATGTAAAAGTAGCTTCAAGAGAGTTTGTAAGTGAAGTGGTAAAACTATAA